A section of the Corvus hawaiiensis isolate bCorHaw1 chromosome 14, bCorHaw1.pri.cur, whole genome shotgun sequence genome encodes:
- the LOC125333237 gene encoding endogenous retroviral envelope protein HEMO-like has translation MQSKLFFTRLLFTQLGTMVQGSPHDLHKTVVQNVSKILNKSDCWICTQLLPLDGKGHWPLIGILMEENCTETWEPINSTLLPPITLSGLVERANYKVPCAIVNATGKAVLPSYCHQTHFREIIDPRIAAKMKLTGWRLAQPFGTGLYWICGDNAWKVMPVNKDQACAIGAVVPNRTIFDHLEKPNEREKRSLNPLIECPTLFHGIIRALVPAYGVVELERAIVNISAVIERIKQHTADAISALQEEVGSLSRAVMQNRIALNFILVAQGGVCAIVSTNCCSYVDQSGRIKKDLDEIWKGTQILHETASRNNTLKFDHIFDTLTSWLPNWAWVKEIFIIVVIVVIICVISCGAAGCVNQFCG, from the coding sequence ATGCAGTCTAAACTGTTTTTTACACGTTTGCTATTTACCCAACTGGGAACCATGGTTCAGGGTTCACCCCATGATTTGCATAAGACTGTGGTCCAAAATGTGTCCAAAATTCTTAATAAGAGCGATTGCTGGATCTGTACTCAGTTACTACCTCTAGATGGGAAGGGTCACTGGCCATTGATTGGCATTTTAATGGAAGAGAACTGCACTGAAACATGGGAACCAATTAATAGCACCCTTCTGCCTCCCATTACCCTGAGTGGCCTGGTAGAGCGTGCAAACTATAAGGTTCCTTGTGCAATTGTAAACGCCACAGGAAAAGCTGTTCTTCCTTCATATTGTCATCAGACCCATTTCAGGGAAATAATAGACCCAAGAATTGCGGCGAAGATGAAATTGACTGGGTGGAGACTGGCTCAGCCGTTTGGGACGGGGTTGTATTGGATATGTGGTGATAACGCCTGGAAAGTTATGCCCGTGAACAAAGACCAGGCTTGTGCTATTGGGGCTGTGGTCCCAAATAGAACAATATTTGACCATCTTGAAAAACcaaatgagagggaaaaaagatcTCTTAATCCCCTCATTGAATGTCCCACACTTTTTCATGGCATAATCAGAGCCCTTGTACCTGCTTATGGAGTAGTTGAACTGGAGAGAGCAATTGTAAACATCTCGGCTGTCATTGAACGTATTAAGCAGCATACTGCAGATGCAATTTCAGCCTTACAGGAAGAAGTTGGCAGTCTGTCCCGTGCAGTTATGCAAAACAGGATAGCTCTCAATTTCATACTTGTTGCACAAGGAGGTGTATGTGCTATTGTCAGTACCAATTGTTGTTCTTATGTGGACCAAAGtggaagaattaagaaagatttggatgaaatttggaaGGGAACTCAAATTCTACATGAAACGGCTTCTAGAAATAACACTTTAAaatttgatcatatttttgaTACCCTCACCTCATGGTTACCAAACTGGGCctgggtaaaagaaatattcataatAGTTGTAATTGTAGTTATTATCTGTGTAATTTCCTGTGGAGCAGCCGGTTGTGTAAACCAGTTCTGCGGGTAA